The region ACAGTACGTTGACTCGATCAGCGGTGTTATCGGCCGCCGTTCGTCTTAAAATTAACTCTTCGGTTAGCGTATATTGATGAATCAGCAGCGAGAAATCGGGGGTCAGCCGAACGCGCTTAATCGAGCCGGTACCCAACCAGTTGGGCAAGGTGACCGTAGCGTCTTGCAGCAACGTGCCAACCCGATTGGCGAAAGCCGCTAAAAAGTTAAACTGCTCACCGGGTGCAAACTCAAAGACCATAAAGATTAACGCGTTACGTACTCACCAAAAGGCAATTGGCCGATCAGACTATTTTTAACCTCATTCCGACTATTTTGTCTACCCCGTTACGTAGACCTTTGTTCCGGTACCAGCAGGATTTTCCCAAACATCATCCAAAACAAAAACGATATGCTTAACGTACAGGAACTAGATAAATTTGTCACGCATCAGGCCCAATTGAACGACGACAGCAAGGAACCAGTTGTGCTGGTCAACCTATTTCATGTAGCACCGGAGCAGGGCGATGAGTTGATGGTGGTTTGGGGCGATATTCTCCGCTCGTTCCGCTCGACGCCGGGCTTTATTTCGGCGCAATTTCATCGGGGCACTGCCGAAAGCGGTACCTTTCTAAACTATTCTGTCTGGGAGAGCGTAGCCCATTATCAGGCAGCCTTCGAAAACCCGGTGTTCCGCCAAAAGTTACCAAATTATCCGGATGGGGCGGTGGCCAGCCCGCATCTGTTTCGTAAGGTGGCTATCCAAAATGTGTGCGTCGCTTAGCAATCTCCGCACTGCAACCGTTTAAACTACCTAAACATGAAAAATACAATAGCAGTAGCTGGTGCTACGGGCGATCTGGGCGAACGAATTGTTAAGGCTTTGATAGACCGGGGCGCCGATGTGCGCGCGCTGGTTCGCGCCAGCAGCAACAGCGCAAAAACTAACGAACTCGAAAAAATGGGGGTTCAGATCGTCAAGCTCGGGGCGTGGACCGTCAATGAACTAACGGAAGCCTGCCGGGGCGTTTCCTGCGTCGTGTCGGCTCTGTCGGGCCTGCGCGAAACGGTCATTGATGCCCAGAAAGCACTGCTCGATGCGGCCGTGGCGGCTGGCGTTCCTCGCTTCATTCCATCCGATTATTCGATTGATTTCACTAAGCTTCCGGCTGGACGAAACCGCAATCTGGATTTAAGACGGGAATTTCACGCTTATCTCGACAAAGCACCCATTGCTGCTACCACCATTTTCAACGGTGCCTTTGCCGATATGATTACGGGGCAGATGCCCATCATTCTCTTCAAGCTACACCGGGTTATGGTTTGGGGCAATGCGGATCAGCGCATGGACTTCACCACGAAGGATGATACGGCCGCCTTTACGGCGAGTGCGGCACTGGACAACTCGACACCCCGCTTTCTGCGCATCGCCGGTGATCAACTGAGCATTCGGGAGCTGACCGGGGTGGTAAGTGACGTAACCGGCGAGAAATACACTGTATTACGGCCGGGTGGGCTGGGGGCGCTCAGCACCGTTATTACCATTGCCCGTTTTGTGGCCCCCGGCGGAGACGATATTTACCCCGCCTGGCAGGGTATGCAGTACATGCGCGATATGCTGGACGGACGGGGTAAAGCCGCAACCGTCGACAATGATCGCTATCCGAATCTGCACTGGCATACCATCAAAGATGTGCTAACCGGGTTTGTGGCGAGCGGTGCGGCTCAGCCCTAATGGCTAAAACTTAATTTACGAGTTTATGGTTGACGGCTACGTTTTTGAGCGTAAACCCGTTAACTACCGTTTTGTCAATGGCCGCGTTTTTACTCTCGACCACCAGGTTCTCGAACGTAAAATTAGAGAGCTTATTATGCTCCGAAGGAGCAACATCAAAGAACGTATCGCAGGTAAGCTCAATGTTTTTAAGGCTTACGTGGTCTGAATAGGAAAGCGGTATGTCCGGGCGGCCCTGCAAATCAAAAAACTGCGTCCAGGGCTTCACATATAGGAGGCTATGGGCCTGACCTTTTATGTTTTCGACCCGGATGTATTCGTACAGTTGGGGCGTATCGGGCCGCATTTTAAGCCACAAGACCCGGTCGGCCTCGCTCACGTGACAGTTCCGCATGATGATGTTCCGGTTATGAATGGCTTCACTGCCGCAGGTAAGCGCCGAATGGCAAAAGCCAAACTCACAGCCTTCAATGATAATATTGGTGTTGGCTCCATTGCCGGGTTGCCGGTCGGCCCAGGGGCCTTTGCCGCCTTTGAGGGCAATAGCGTCGTCATTGACCGACATGTAGCATCCTTTGATGAGCACGTTTGAACAGGCGTCGATATCAATAGCGTCCGTACTCGGTGCTTTCACGGGCTTGTACGGCGAATAAATATGCGC is a window of Spirosoma linguale DSM 74 DNA encoding:
- a CDS encoding NmrA family protein (PFAM: NmrA family protein~KEGG: hypothetical protein), coding for MKNTIAVAGATGDLGERIVKALIDRGADVRALVRASSNSAKTNELEKMGVQIVKLGAWTVNELTEACRGVSCVVSALSGLRETVIDAQKALLDAAVAAGVPRFIPSDYSIDFTKLPAGRNRNLDLRREFHAYLDKAPIAATTIFNGAFADMITGQMPIILFKLHRVMVWGNADQRMDFTTKDDTAAFTASAALDNSTPRFLRIAGDQLSIRELTGVVSDVTGEKYTVLRPGGLGALSTVITIARFVAPGGDDIYPAWQGMQYMRDMLDGRGKAATVDNDRYPNLHWHTIKDVLTGFVASGAAQP
- a CDS encoding Antibiotic biosynthesis monooxygenase (PFAM: Antibiotic biosynthesis monooxygenase~KEGG: bid:Bind_2213 antibiotic biosynthesis monooxygenase), with the protein product MLNVQELDKFVTHQAQLNDDSKEPVVLVNLFHVAPEQGDELMVVWGDILRSFRSTPGFISAQFHRGTAESGTFLNYSVWESVAHYQAAFENPVFRQKLPNYPDGAVASPHLFRKVAIQNVCVA